In Musa acuminata AAA Group cultivar baxijiao chromosome BXJ2-3, Cavendish_Baxijiao_AAA, whole genome shotgun sequence, the following proteins share a genomic window:
- the LOC103978832 gene encoding protein SPIRRIG, with amino-acid sequence MFQSSRKTMKWSSLLKDLREKVGLSGSQPQTQSSACPSPSFSPAAEYGGAGAPQSAPASVYGSPESSPARGKHEQELDFKKFWEDFRSSSSEKEKETALNMAVDTFCRLIKQQSDVAQLINKFVEVHIFSFVVGRAFVTDVEKLRIYSKGNFLNVANIISFFSEVKDGISRGSNLLYAVEVLVTGAIDKQSLLDSGILCCLIHILNALLNPNEAKGGQVDTLEESAKSGKMMDAIDTLRVRRLEIEGSIVHIMKALASHPSAAQSLIEDDSLQLLFHMVANGSVNVFSQFRDGLVPLHTIQLHRHAMQILGLLLVNDNGSTAKYIHKHHLIRVLLMAVKDFSPEKGDAAYTMGIVDLLLECVELSHRPEAGSIRLREDIHNAHGYHFLVQFALTLSNLQKSQTIQSVGSKLSYEESSQFDGQNAANSLVQPESQNVALPSHLSPALIRLLDALVNLAQTGPAESAGGKASKYTQNKGTSHRSLTAFDRINDEEKGNAKVKDLEAIQTLQDIFLKADNVELQAEVLNRMFKIFSCHLDNYMLCQQLRTLPLFILNMAGFPDSLQEIVLKILEYAVTVVNCIPEQELLSLCCLLQQPITASLKHTILAFFVKLLSFDQKFKKVLREVGVLEVLLDDLKQHKSFSGVEQQNRIYSSLETKSSSSSFKKHIDNKDAILSSPNLVGSGSGKFPVFEDEGTIAIAWDCLFSLLRRAEANQQSFRSSNGVSIILPFLISDCHRSGVMRLLSCLIIEDSLQAHPEELGALIEILKSGMVTSISGSQYKLQNEATCDILGALWRILGANNSAQRVFGDATGFSLLLTTLHSFQSIELPDIQSSMNIFCFLMRAITAGVSNNALNRLRLHAIMSSQTFYDLLCESGLLCVECEKHVIQLLFELALEIVLPPSAVHQGEKPSLDMSEDEPNSFLTVSLGISRFDSERIYNASAVGVLIRSLLLFTPKVQLDILKFIEKLAHAGPFNQENLTSVGCIALLLETISPFLEGSSPLLTHALQIVEVLGAFMLSSSELRVLLRYILLLKLKNSGQLLVDMMEKLVQMEDIRSDSVSLAPYVEMDMSKLGHSSIQVSLGERTWPPAAGYSFVCWFQYHNLLKSQVKESEQASRTGSGKRNASSGQILRIFSVGAMTDGNTLYAEICLQDNGVLTLATSNSCSLAFPGIEMEEGRWHHLAVVHSKPNALAGLFQASVAYLYVNGKLIHTGKLGYSLSPVGKSLQVTLGTPVSRAKVSDLSWRLRCCYLFEEVLTSGSIFFMYILGRGYRGLFQDTDLLRFVPNQACGGDSMAILDSLEAESPMASNSQRLDSSGKLGEIKSDCSGIVWDLERLTNLSLQLSGKKLIFAFDGTSSEAFRTSGTLSLLNLVDPTSAAASPIGGIPRYGRLSGDIYVCNHFMISDSIHAVGGIPVVLALVEAAETKDMLHMALELLACSLHQSPQNVKNMQTLKGYHLLALFLHRRMSLFDMHSLDIFFRIAACEASFSEPQKFRANRALSFPVRTSPEASIEDLSLPKFSDEISSVGSHGDLDDFSAQKDSFSHLSELENTDMSEANSNCVVLSNADMVEHVLLDWTLWVTAPVSIQIAVLGFLEHMVSMHWYRNHNLTILRQINLVQHLLVTLQRGDVEVLVLEKLVVLLGVILEDGFLASELELVVRFVIMTFDPPELTPGNQIVRETMGKHVIVRNMLLEMLIDLQVTINAEELLEQWHKIVSSKLIAFFLDEAVHPTSMRWIMTLLGVCLSSSPTFALKFRSSGGYQGLSRVLPSFHDSPEIYYIVFCLIFGKAVYPRVPEVRMLDFLALLPNDGNYGELKFVDLLETVIAMAKATFDRLSMQSMLAHQDGKLSLLNGSLVAELVEATSDMAGDLQGEALLHKTYAARLMGGDAGAPVAATSILRFMVDLAKTCPPFSALCRRADFLETCVDLYFSCVRADCALKMAKDLTTAAPEEKNDIDDEDSENTFSSLPPENEQAVKTSMSTVSFPREQKSTSSGDMQGSPCYPSAYAEVKGGDETNLNPQNSLTGEVDQALRSPDQQNFTHDSVSSYDPDLKHIDSSGTQILNQPTDSHSSASLNMPYSPVLSDKSNTKSTATPSASPVLALTSWLGSTSSNSDAKAKLTASPSMRSSFSLNEFDSSPDLRTNSHESSAVSMFFPINPKLLLEIDDSGYGGGPCSAGATAVLDFIAEVLADIVSEQQKATQFVENIIESVPLYVDVESTLVFQGLCLSRLMNFLERRVLRDDEDEQKLDKNRWTVNLDSLCWMIVDRVYMGSFPEPIGVFRTFEFLLSMLQLANKDGHVEEAAPGKGILSIARGSKQLEAYIHAILKNTNRILMYCFLPSFLKSIGEDDLLLALGFRSERSKGLSFNGLQDESTVDICMILQLLLANKRLILCPSNLDTDLICCLCTNSIALLHDKRSTTQNQAIDIIKYLLLHRRSALEDFLVSKPNQGPTLDVLHGGFDMLSMGSPSSFFDWFNISEQAINKVLEQCSSIMWLQYVAGSEKFPGVRIKGMEVRRKREMGRKARDIAKLNIKHWEQIYERRYALESVRDLMSTELRAIRQDKYGWVLHAESEWQTQLQQLVHERGIFPVRHASLEPGWQLCPTEGPYRMRKKLERSKLKIDTIQNALARGFELEESKLVKEKHENGVGTSGSESDLYFNLSSDDAPEKGYDGDDREESSIKYGLMVESLASTQIEWNDDHGSSVREPSVYSAMEFGVKSSSSVQMTEGKQSELGTPRQSSSCKVDDMRAPEEKQEKELLDNGEYLIRPFLEPSEKIRFRYNCERVVGLDKHDGIFLIGDLCLYVIENFYIDDSGCICEKISEDDLSVIDQALGVKKDVSGSSEFQQKSSSSWGVEVKTLAGGRAWAYNGGAWGKEKVCSSSNLPHPWHMWKLDSIYELLKRDYQLRPVAIEIFSMDGCNDLLVFHKKEREEVFKNLVAMNLPRNNMLDTTISGSSKQEGNEGSRLFKIMAKSFSKRWQNGEISNFQYLMHLNTLAGRGYSDLTQYPVFPWVLADYESETLDLKNPCTFRKLDKPMGCQTSEGEDEFRKRYESWDDPDVPKFHYGSHYSSAGIVLFYLVRLPPFSTENQKLQGGQFDHADRLFNSVRDTWLSAAGKSNTSDVKELIPEFFYMPEFLENRFNLDLGEKQSGEKVGNVVLPPWAKGSPREFIRKHREALESDYVSENLHHWIDLIFGCKQRGKAAEEATNVFYHYTYEGNVDIDSVEDPTMKASILAQINHFGQTPKQLFPKPHAKRRTDRKLPPHPLRYSANLLPQQVRRSSSFISQIVTFNEKILVAGANSLLKPVMYNKYILWGFPDRSLRIMSYDQDKLLSTHENLHGGNQIQCVGVTLDGQVLVTGGDDGVVSVWKFDKDNRLSLGRALCAHTSKITCIHVSQPYSLIVTGSEDCSAILWDLTNLVFVKQLPSFPAPVSAVHVNELTGTILTAAGILLAVWSINGDCLAVVNTSQLPSDLILSVTSTMHSDWQDTNWCVTGHQSGAVKVWNMVHCSTDEASGRSKSSAAGAGGLDLSGRLPEYKLLLHKVLKSHKHPVTALHLTSDLKQLLSGDSSGHLLSWTVSDDSLRAS; translated from the exons agtttgattgaagatgattcacTTCAGCTCCTCTTTCATATGGTTGCAAATGGTTCAGTGAATGTATTTTCCCAATTTAGAGATGGTCTTGTTCCTCTGCATACAATTCAACTTCATCGACATGCCATGCAG ATACTTGGTCTTCTTCTTGTCAATGACAATGGCAGCACAGCAAAATATATACACAAGCATCACTTG ATTAGAGTTCTTTTGATGGCTGTCAAAGATTTCAGTCCTGAGAAGGGTGATGCTGCTTACACGATGGGGATAGTAGATTTGCTACTTGAATGTGTTGAATTATCACATAGACCTG AGGCTGGCTCCATTAGGCTCAGGGAAGATATACACAATGCACATGGCTATCATTTTCTTGTTCAGTTTGCCTTGACACTATCCAACTTGCAAAAGAGTCAGACTATTCAATCAGTCGGTTCAAAATTGTCATATGAAGAGTCCTCTCAATTTGATGGTCAGAATGCAGCTAATAGTTTGGTACAGCCGGAAAGCCAAAATGTTGCTTTGCCATCCCACCTTTCTCCAGCATTGATTAGGTTACTTGATGCTCTTGTCAATTTAGCACAAACAGGACCTGCAGAATCTGCTGGTGGAAAAGCTTCAAAATATACTCAAAATAAGGGTACAAGCCATAGAAGTCTTACAGCTTTCGATAGAATTAATGACGAGGAGAAAGGTAATGCTAAGGTTAAAGATCTTGAAGCCATACAGACGCTTCAAGATATTTTTCTGAAGGCTGACAATGTCGAACTGCAGGCAGAGGTGTTGAATAGAATGTTCAAAATATTTTCATGTCATCTTGACAATTACATGTTGTGTCAACAACTGCGAACCTTGCCCCTCTTCATACTTAATATGGCAGGCTTTCCTGATTCGTTACAGGAGATTGTTCTAAAAATATTAGAATATGCTGTGACTGTTGTGAACTGTATTCCTGAACAAGAATTGCTTTCACTTTGCTGCCTTCTACAGCAGCCTATTACTGCCAGTCTGAAGCATACTATACTTGCTTTCTTTGTTAAGCTCCTGTCCTTTGACCAGAAGTTCAAGAAAGTCCTGAGGGAGGTTGGTGTTCTGGAGGTTTTACTAGATGATCTGAAACAACACAAGTCTTTTTCTGGTGTAGAGCAGCAAAACAGGATTTATAGTAGTTTAGAGACAAAGTCAAGTTCTAGCAGCTTCAAAAAACACATTGACAACAAAGATGCCATTCTTTCTTCACCCAATTTAGTAGGTTCTGGTTCAGGAAAATTTCCTGTATTTGAAGATGAGGGTACCATAGCTATAGCATGGGATTGTCTTTTTTCTCTGTTAAGGAGAGCTGAAGCTAACCAACAATCATTCCGATCATCCAATGGGGTCAGCATCATTCTTCCCTTTTTGATATCGGATTGCCATCGTTCTGGTGTTATGCGGCTGCTATCTTGTTTGATTATTGAAGATTCTCTTCAG GCCCATCCAGAAGAATTAGGTGCACTCATTGAGATCCTCAAGAGTGGGATGGTCACAAGTATTTCTGGATCTCAATACAAACTTCAAAATGAAGCAACATGTGACATATTAGGCGCATTATGGCGTATTCTTGGGGCAAATAATTCAGCACAAAGAGTTTTTGGAGATGCCACAGGCTTTTCTTTACTATTAACCACCCTACATAGTTTTCAGAGCATTGAGCTTCCAGATATTCAATCTTCCATGAATATTTTCTGTTTTCTAATGCGAGCCATCACTGCTGGGGTCTCCAATAATGCTCTCAACCGATTGAGACTTCATGCAATTATGTCATCCCAGACGTTTTATGATCTTCTCTGTGAGTCTGGTTTGCTTTGTGTGGAATGTGAGAAACATGTTATCCAGTTGTTGTTTGAGCTTGCACTAGAGATAGTTCTTCCACCATCTGCTGTTCATCAGGGGGAAAAACCTTCCTTAGATATGTCAGAGGACGAGCCAAATTCTTTCTTGACTGTCTCTCTTGGTATATCTAGGTTTGACAGTGAGCGGATATACAATGCTAGTGCAGTGGGTGTGCTGATACGTTCGTTGTTGCTCTTTACTCCGAAAGTGCAATTGGATATTTTGAAGTTTATTGAGAAACTTGCTCATGCTGGTCCATTCAATCAGGAAAACTTGACTTCTGTTG GATGCATTGCACTTCTGCTGGAAACAATTAGCCCATTCCTCGAAGGCTCGTCTCCTCTACTTACACATGCTTTGCAGATTGTGGAAGTTCTAGGAGCATTCAT GCTGTCTTCCTCTGAGCTTCGAGTTCTTCTAAGGTATATTCTTCTATTAAAGTTGAAAAATTCAGGTCAACTTCTTGTTGACATGATGGAGAAATTAGTTCAAATGGAAGACATCAGATCAGATAGTGTTTCCCTAGCACCATATGTTGAGATGGACATGAGCAAATTGGGTCATTCATCCATCCAGGTGTCTTTAGGAGAAAGAACATGGCCTCCAGCAGCCGGTTATTCTTTTGTTTGTTGGTTTCAGTACCATAATTTACTGAAAAGTCAAGTTAAAGAATCAGAGCAAGCATCCAGAACTGGATCTGGCAAACGAAATGCTTCTAGTGGACAGATATTGCGTATCTTTTCTGTTGGTGCAATGACTGATGGGAACACATTATATGCAGAAATTTGCCTCCAAGATAATGGTGTCTTAACTCTAGCCACAAGCAATTCATGCTCACTGGCATTTCCTGGAATAGAAATGGAAGAAGGAAGGTGGCATCACCTTGCAGTTGTTCATAGCAAACCTAATGCATTAGCAGGATTATTCCAAGCCAGTGTAGCATATCTGTATGTTAATGGAAAGCTTATTCACACCGGAAAGCTTGGCTACTCACTATCTCCTGTTGGTAAATCATTACAGGTTACTCTTGGTACACCAGTTTCTCGCGCAAAAGTGAGTGATTTATCATGGAGGCTTCGTTGCTGTTACCTATTTGAGGAGGTGCTCACATCAGGTAGCATTTTCTTCATGTATATTCTTGGTCGAGGATACAGAGGGCTATTCCAGGATACAGATCTTCTGAGATTTGTCCCGAACCAGGCTTGTGGTGGGGACAGCATGGCCATACTAGATTCTTTGGAAGCTGAGTCGCCCATGGCTTCCAATTCACAACGACTTGATAGTTCTGGCAAGCTGGGAGAAATTAAGTCTGATTGCAGTGGAATTGTTTGGGACTTGGAAAGATTGACAAATCTTTCTTTACAGCTTTCTGGCAAGAAACTCATCTTTGCTTTTGATGGAACATCCTCAGAAGCGTTTCGGACTTCTGGAACGTTGTCTTTGCTCAATCTTGTTGATCCAACATCAGCTGCTGCTTCGCCTATTGGTG GTATACCACGCTATGGTCGTCTTTCTGGAGATATTTACGTCTGCAATCACTTCATGATCAGTGATAGTATACATGCTGTTGGTGGAATCCCTGTTGTTCTTGCTCTTGTTGAGGCTGCTGAAACCAAGGACATGTTACACATGGCACTGGAGTTACTTGCATGCTCACTTCATCAGAGTCCACAGAATGTCAAGAACATGcaaaccttgaaaggataccattTACTTGCACTTTTTCTGCACCGCAGGATGTCACTGTTTGACATGCATTCACTTGACATATTCTTTCGTATTGCAGCATGTGAAGCCTCCTTTTCTGAACCGCAGAAGTTTCGAGCAAACAGGGCTTTGAGTTTCCCTGTCAGAACTTCCCCAGAAGCCAGTATTGAGGATCTTTCTTTGCCAAAATTTTCTGATGAAATCTCTTCAGTTGGATCACATggagatcttgatgatttctctgCACAAAAGGACTCTTTCAGTCATCTTTCAGAACTTGAAAATACGGATATGTCTGAGGCAAACTCAAACTGTGTTGTTCTTTCAAATGCTGACATGGTCGAGCATGTTCTCTTAGACTGGACATTATGGGTTACTGCTCCTGTTTCAATTCAAATTGCAGTCCTTGGATTTCTTGAACATATGGTATCCATGCACTGGTACAGAAATCATAACTTGACAATCTTACGTCAGATCAACCTGGTTCAGCATTTGTTAGTGACTCTGCAACGCGGTGATGTGGAAGTTCTTGTTTTAGAAAAGCTGGTAGTACTACTTGGTGTCATTTTGGAGGATGGTTTTTTAGCTTCTGAGTTAGAACTAGTGGTCAGATTTGTTATAATGACATTTGATCCACCTGAACTGACTCCAGGGAATCAGATCGTTCGAGAGACTATGGGAAAGCATGTTATCGTTAGGAACATGTTACTGGAGATGCTTATTGATTTACAAGTTACTATTAATGCTGAAGAGTTGCTCGAGCAGTGGCATAAGATTGTCTCATCCAAGTTGATCGCCTTTTTTCTTGATGAAGCTGTACATCCAACTAGTATGAGATGGATCATGACACTTCTAGGAGTttgtctttcttcttctcctacaTTTGCTCTCAAGTTCCGGAGCAGTGGTGGCTACCAAGGGTTGTCACGTGTTCTTCCAAGCTTTCATGATTCTCCTGAAATATACTATATCGTCTTCTGTTTGATATTTGGTAAAGCTGTCTATCCAAGGGTGCCTGAGGTCCGCATGCTTGACTTCCTTGCCCTTTTGCCGAATGATGGAAATTATGGTGAATTAAAATTTGTGGACCTGTTAGAAACAGTGATTGCCATGGCAAAAGCCACATTTGATAGATTGAGTATGCAGTCGATGCTTGCTCATCAAGATGGTAAACTGTCACTTCTCAATGGTAGCTTAGTTGCAGAGCTTGTAGAAGCAACGTCAGATATGGCTGGCGACCTTCAAGGTGAAGCTTTATTGCACAAGACTTATGCAGCACGGTTAATGGGTGGGGATGCAGGGGCGCCTGTTGCAGCTACATCTATATTGCGGTTCATGGTTGATCTGGCAAAAACATGTCCACCATTCTCTGCTCTGTGCAGACGAGCAGATTTTCTTGAAACCTGTGTTGATCTATATTTTTCATGTGTAAG GGCTGATTGTGCATTAAAGATGGCCAAAGATCTCACTACTGCTGCACCAGAGGAGAAGAATGATATCGATGATGAGGATTCTGAAAATACATTCTCTAGCTTGCCTCCAGAGAATGAGCAAGCTGTGAAAACTTCCATGAGCACTGTAAGCTTTCCGAGAGAACAAAAGAGTACTAGCTCTGGAGATATGCAAGGGTCACCCTGTTATCCTTCAGCTTATGCTGAAGTAAAAGGAGGCGATGAAACAAATTTAAATCCTCAGAACTCTCTCACTGGAGAAGTTGACCAAGCTCTCCGGAGTCCTGATCAGCAAAATTTCACACACGACTCTGTTTCTTCTTATGATCCTGATTTAAAGCATATTGATTCCAGTGGGACTCAGATTCTCAATCAACCAACTGATTCACATAGTTCTGCCTCTTTGAATATGCCTTATTCTCCTGTCCTGTCTGATAAATCAAACACGAAATCTACAGCAACACCCAGTGCATCTCCCGTTCTTGCTTTAACATCATGGCTTGGAAGCACAAGCAGTAatagtgatgcaaaagcaaaattAACTGCTTCTCCATCAATgagatcttctttttctttgaatgagTTTGATTCCTCTCCTGATTTAAGAACAAATTCACATGAATCATCTGCCGTGAGCATGTTCTTTCCAATAAACCCAAAGCTATTACTTGAAATTGATGATTCAGGTTATGGTGGTGGTCCTTGCTCTGCAGGAGCTACTGCTGTCTTAGATTTCATTGCGGAAGTTCTTGCTGATATTGTCTCAGAACAACAAAAAGCAACCCAGTTTGTAGAGAATATTATAGAGTCTGTTCCACTTTATGTGGATGTTGAATCTACTTTAGTTTTTCAAGGATTGTGTCTTAGTAGATTGATGAACTTCCTGGAAAGGCGTGTGTTGCGTGATGATGAAGATGAGCAAAAGCTCGATAAGAATCGTTGGACTGTAAACTTAGATTCTCTTTGCTGGATGATTGTAGATCGTGTGTATATGGGATCTTTTCCTGAGCCAATTGGGGTGTTTAGAACATTTGAGTTTCTGTTGTCAATGTTACAACTTGCCAATAAAGATGGTCATGTAGAAGAGGCAGCACCTGGAAAAGGAATATTGTCCATTGCAAGGGGAAGCAAGCAACTTGAGGCATATATTCATGCCATTTTAAAAAACACAAATCGCATTTTGATGTACTGCTTTTTGCCTTCATTCTTAAAGTCCATTGGTGAAGATGATCTGCTTTTGGCTTTGGGATTTCGATCTGAGAGGAGTAAGGGTTTATCTTTTAACGGACTGCAAGATGAGTCAACTGTTGATATATGCATGATTTTGCAGCTGTTACTTGCTAACAAGCGGCTGATACTCTGCCCAAGCAATCTTGACACTGATCTGATTTGTTGTCTCTGCACAAATTCAATTGCTCTTCTACATGACAAGAGATCAACCACTCAAAACCAGGCCATAGACATCATCAAGTACTTGCTATTACATCGTCGGTCAGCACTTGAAGACTTTCTTGTATCAAAGCCAAATCAAGGGCCTACTTTGGATGTTTTGCATGGTGGTTTTGATATGTTATCGATGGGAAGCCCCTCTTCATTTTTTGACTGGTTCAACATCTCTGAGCAAGCCATCAACAAAGTCTTGGAACAATGCTCATCTATCATGTGGTTGCAATATGTGGCCGGGTCAGAAAAGTTTCCTGGTGTCAGAATTAAAGGTATGGAAGTCCGTCGTAAGAGGGAAATGGGTAGGAAAGCACGGGATATTGCAAAGTTAAACATAAAACATTGGGAACAGATATATGAGCGGAGATATGCTCTTGAATCAGTTCGAGATCTAATGTCTACAGAACTAAGAGCTATTCGTCAGGATAAGTATGGTTGGGTTCTTCATGCTGAAAGTGAGTGGCAAACTCAGCTTCAGCAACTTGTTCATGAAAGAGGGATTTTTCCTGTACGGCATGCATCTTTGGAACCAGGATGGCAGCTCTGTCCTACTGAAGGACCATATCGGATGCGTAAAAAGCTTGAGCGTAGCAAACTAAAAATTGATACAATTCAGAATGCCCTTGCCAGAGGTTTTGAGCTGGAGGAGTCAAAACTGGTAAAGGAAAAGCATGAAAATGGTGTGGGTACATCTGGATCCGAGTcagatttatattttaatctatcatCAGATGATGCTCCAGAGAAGGGCTATGATGGTGATGACCGTGAGGAGTCCTCAATAAAATATGGTTTAATGGTTGAAAGCTTGGCATCTACTCAGATTGAATGGAATGATGATCATGGTAGCAGTGTGCGTGAACCAAGTGTTTACTCTGCTATGGAGTTTGGCGTCAAATCAAGCTCCTCTGTTCAGATGACAGAGGGAAAACAATCTGAACTAGGCACTCCAAGGCAGTCATCTTCTTGTAAGGTTGATGATATGAGAGCTCCAGAGGAGAAGCAAGAGAAAGAACTTCTTGATAATGGTGAATATCTCATCAGACCTTTTCTTGAACCTTCAGAAAAGATAAGGTTCAGGTATAATTGTGAACGTGTTGTAGGCCTTGACAAgcatgatggtatatttcttatagGGGACCTCTGCTTATATGTTATCGAGAACTTCTATATCGATGACTCTGGCTGCATATGCGAAAAGATAAGTGAGGATGACCTATCTGTGATTGATCAAGCTTTGGGTGTGAAAAAGGATGTTTCAGGGAGCAGTGAGTTCCAGCAAAAGTCCTCTTCATCATGGGGTGTGGAGGTTAAGACATTGGCTGGTGGAAGAGCATGGGCATATAATGGAGGTGCTTGGGGAAAGGAGAAGGTTTGTAGCAGTAGTAACTTACCACATCCATGGCACATGTGGAAGCTTGATAGCATCTACGAACTCCTGAAACGTGATTACCAGCTTCGTCCTGTTGCTATTGAGATATTTAGCATGGATGGGTGTAATGATCTCCTGGTTTTTCacaaaaaggagagagaggaagTCTTCAAAAACTTGGTTGCAATGAATCTTCCACGgaataacat GCTGGACACAACAATATCTGGGTCATCAAAACAAGAAGGCAATGAGGGAAGCCGCCTTTTTAAGATTATGGCCAAATCCTTTTCAAAAAGATGGCAAAATGGAGAAATTAGCAACTTTCAGTACCTCATGCACCTCAACACTCTCGCAGGACGTGGCTATAGTGATCTTACACAATATCCAGTATTTCCATGGGTTCTTGCAGATTATGAGAGTGAAACTCTGGATTTGAAAAACCCTTGCACATTTCGTAAACTCGATAAACCAATGGGATGCCAAACATCAGAGGGAGAGGATGAGTTCAGGAAACG ATATGAAAGTTGGGATGATCCTGATGTCCCCAAGTTTCACTATGGTTCTCACTATTCCAGTGCCGGAATTGTTCTTTTCTATCTTGTTAGGCTGccaccattcagcactgaaaaccaGAAATTACAAGGTGGGCAGTTTGACCATGCAGACCGTTTATTTAATAGTGTGAGAGATACATGGTTAAGCGCAGCTGGAAAGAGTAATACGTCAGATGTGAAGGAACTGATCCCTGAGTTCTTTTACATGCCTGAGTTTCTGGAGAATCGGTTTAATCTTGACTTGGGTGAAAAACAGTCTGGTGAAAAG GTTGGTAATGTTGTTTTGCCCCCTTGGGCCAAAGGCAGTCCTAGAGAGTTCATAAGGAAGCACCGGGAAGCCTTGGAATCAGATTATGTTTCTGAGAACTTGCATCACTGGATAGACCTCATCTTTGGATGTAAGCAAAGAGGCAAG GCAGCTGAAGAAGCAACTAATGTTTTCTATCACTACACATATGAAGGAAATGTGGACATAGATTCAGTTGAAGACCCCACCATGAAAGCCTCAATCCTGGCCCAGATAAATCATTTTGGTCAGACACCTAAGCAGTTATTCCCGAAGCCGCATGCTAAGCGACGCACGGACAGGAAACTTCCCCCTCATCCTCTTCGTTACAGTGCCAACCTCCTCCCCCAGCAAGTCCGGCGGTCTTCTTCTTTCATATCTCAGATTGTGACGTTCAATGAAAAGATCCTTGTTGCTGGGGCAAATAGCCTACTCAAACCGGTGATGTACAACAAGTACATATTGTGGGGCTTCCCAGATAGAAGCTTGAGAATTATGAGCTATGACCAGGATAAACTTCTTTCCACTCACGAGAATCTTCATGGTGGTAACCAAATTCAATGTGTTGGAGTCACACTTGATGGTCAGGTTCTGGTGACTGGCGGCGACGACGGTGTTGTTTCAGTCTGGAAATTTGACAAGGATAATCGTCTGAGTTTGGGGAGGGCCCTTTGTGCTCATACCAGCAAGATAACATGCATCCATGTCAGCCAGCCTTACTCGCTTATTGTTACAGGCTCCGAAGACTGTAGTGCAATTCTGTGGGATCTAACAAACTTGGTCTTTGTGAAGCAGCTTCCTTCATTCCCGGCACCAGTGTCGGCTGTGCATGTGAATGAACTTACAGGCACTATTCTGACTGCTGCAGGAATTCTGCTTGCCGTTTGGAGTATCAACGGAGACTGCCTTGCGGTTGTGAACACCTCGCAACTCCCTTCGGATCTTATTTTATCGGTAACGAGCACGATGCACTCTGATTGGCAGGACACGAACTGGTGTGTGACTGGTCACCAGAGTGGTGCAGTGAAGGTATGGAACATGGTGCATTGTTCTACAGATGAGGCCAGTGGAAGGAGCAAGTCGTCGGCAGCTGGAGCGGGAGGGTTGGATTTAAGTGGGAGGTTACCCGAGTACAAGTTGCTGCTGCACAAGGTGCTCAAGTCACATAAGCATCCTGTCACAGCACTTCATCTTACAAGTGATCTAAAGCAGCTGTTGAGCGGGGATTCGAGCGGACACTTGCTGTCGTGGACCGTCTCAGATGATAGCTTGAGAGCTTCTTGA